CTTCAGGCGCAGGCAAGACTACGCTGGTCAGGAAATTAGTCGCGCGAAACCCTGACATCCGCTTCTCGGTGTCCTACACCACACGCCAGAAGCGACGAAACGAGGAAGATGGCAGGGATTATTTCTTCGTGAACCTTACAGATTTCCACGACCTGCAAGAAAAGGGCGAGCTGCTGGAATCGGCACTGGTCTTCGACAATTACTACGGCACCAGCCGCCAGCAGGTCGAGAAACACCTGGCAAATGACCACCACGTGTTACTGGAGATCGACTGGCAGGGCGCGCAGCAGGTCCGGGAGTCCATGTCGGAGTGCATTACGATTTTTATCCTGCCGCCGTCGCGTGCCGAACTGGAGCGCCGCCTGCGGGACCGCCAGACGGACAGCGACGCGGTCATCGAGCGCCGCCTGCGCGACGCCCTCAGTGATATGTCGCACTGGAACGAATTCGACTACTGCATCGTCAACGATGACCTCGACCGTGCCGTTGACGAACTCGAAGCCGTGCTGCGCGGGGATTGCGAGCACTGCCGCAGTGCTCGCATGCGTCCGCTGATCGAAAAGATTCTGGCGTAATTCCGCAACAATCCTGTAAACTGGCCGGTCTTTGCGAAAAACCCGGCACGAGCCGGCAACGGAGAATGACCCCCATGGCCCGAATTACGGTCGAGGACTGCCTGCACAACATCGACAACATCTTTGAAATGGTGCTGGTCGCCGCCAAGCGCGCGCGCCGCATTGCTCATGGCTCAGATGCCCTGGTCGAACTTGAAAATGACAAGCCGACGGTACTCGCATTGCGCGAAATTGCCGGCGGCCATATCACGCCGTCTATTCTTGAGGAAATCGAACAGCCGCCTGTCGACGACTTCATGCAACCCGAAAGCAATGACGACATCATGCCCATGCGAGGCATTTCAATCGGAGACTGACTGCAAAACGGGTGCCGCGGCCAGCCCCAACTGCAGGTAACATGAAGCATGGACTACGCCGCATCCATTCTTGCCAAATTGCCGGGCCGCGCTGCCCGCCGTGACCACGGTCTGCGGCAGCTGCTGGTCAAACTGCGCACCTACCTCACCCCTGATCAGATAAAGCTGGTCGTTAAAGCGTACCGCTTTGGCGCTGCCGCCCACGAGGGCCAGCGGCGGCGCAGTGGTGAAGACTATATTTCGCACCCCGTTGCGGTCGCCAGCATCCTCGCCGACATGCACATGGACGCGCAGGCCATAGCGGCCGCGATCCTGCATGACGTGGTCGAGGACACCGAGACCGGCATCGCCGACCTCGAGAAGGAATTCGACAGCGAGATCGCGACCCTGGTCGACGGCGTCAGCAAGCTCGACCAGATGCCGTTCAACAGCCGCGCCGAAGCGCAGGCCGAAAGCTTCCGCAAGATGATGCTGGCGATGATCGAGGACATCCGTGTGATCCTCGTGAAGCTCGCAGACCGCCTGCACAACATGCGTACGCTGGACTCCATGCCGCGCGACAAGCAGGCACGCATCGCCCGCGAAACGCTTGAGATTTACGCGCCGATTGCAAATCGCCTGGGCATAAACCGCATGAAGGTCGATCTCGAAGACCTCGGCATGCGCTACCTGTACCCCTACCGTTACCGTGTTCTTGAGAAAGCGCTGCGCAGAGCGAAAGGCAATCAACGCCAGATGCTGCGCAAAATGGCAGATCGCATACGCAAATCGCTCCAGGAACAGCAGATCGACGGCGAAGTGATCGGCCGCGAGAAGCACCTCTACAGCATCTACAAGAAGATGGCGGAGAAGAAGCGCCTGCTGAACGACATCGTCGACGTGTACGGTTTTCGTATCGTGGTGCACGACGTCAACACCTGCTATCGCGTACTTGGCATCGTGCACGGGCTGTACAAGCCCATGCCCGGTCGCTTCAAGGATTACATCGCGATTCCGCGGATCAACGGCTACCAATCACTGCACACAACCCTGTTTGGTCCGAAAGGAATGCCGCTCGAAGTGCAGATTCGCACCGTGCAGATGAACCGCGTGGCAGAGTCCGGCGTTGCCGCACACTGGCAATACAAGGCCGAAGACAAATCCAGCGCTACGCCACAGCGACGGGCGCGCGAATGGTTATCTCGGCTGGTGGAAATCCAGGAGCAGGGCAGCTCGGAAGAGTTCCTGGAGAACGTGAAAGTTGACCTGTTCCCGGACAAGATCTACGTGTTCACGCCCAAAGGCGACATCATGCCGATGCCGAAAGGCGCGACCACCGTCGATTTCGCCTACGCCGTCCATACCGACATCGGCAATCGCTGTGTTGCGGCCAAGATTGATCGCAACCTGGTGCCCTTGCGCACCCAGTTGCAGAACAGCCAGACCGTCGAGATCGTCACGGCGCGCGGCGCCAAGCCAAACCCCAACTGGGTCACTTTTGTCACCACGGCAAAGGCGCGCTCGGCCATTCGCTTGTACATGAAGCAAATGCGCTCAAGCGAATCCACCGACCTCGGCAAGCGTTTGCTGGATCGTTCGCTCAAGGACCTGGGCTCATCACTGCGCAAGATCGGCAAGGTCCGGATGCGCGAAGCACTTAATGAACTCGGCCTCGACAGCCCGGAAGGCCTGTACGAACAACTCGGGCTGGGAGAACGACTCGCACCATTAACGGCGCGTATATTGCTCGGCATCGGTGATGACGGCGAAAAAACGGATGCCAAAGCCAGCCTTACGATATCCGGTACCGAAGGCCTCGTCGTCACCTACGCCAAGTGTTGCTACCCGATTCCGGGTGACGAGGTTATGGGCTATTTGAGCACCGGCCGCGGTATCGTGATTCACCGCAATAATTGCGGCAACCTGTCGAACTTTCGCAAGCAACCCGACAAGTGGATCTCGGTTGACTGGGAAAAGGAATTGCAACGCGATTTCACCACCCAGATCCGGATCGAAACGATCAACCGCACCGGCGTACTCGCCGAAGTGGCCGCCACGATTGCCGATGCCGGTTCCAATATCGAACAGGTATCGGTCGGAGATCGGCACGAAGACTGTTCCGAGCTGACGTTCCTGATTACGATCAGGGATCGTACGCATCTCGCGAACATCATGCGGCGTGTACGTACAATGCCGAACGTGGCTCGCGTCACCCGCGACTGCGCCTAGAACCAGTTAACCCATAAGAAAACCTCAGGAGACAGTCTTGTCCAGGAAAGTCATACACAGTGATAACGCGCCTGCCGCCATCGGCACCTACTCGCAGGCAGTAGAAGTAAACGGACTCGTGTTCATGTCCGGGCAGTTGCCGCTAGATCCGGCAAGCATGGAAATTGTTGAGGGTGACTTTGCCGCACGCGCACACCAGGTGTTCAAGAACATGACGGCTATTTGCGAAGCCGCTGGTGGCTCGAGCGATGACATCGTCAAAGTGAATATCTTCCTGACTGATCTCAGCAATTTCGCCACCGTCAACGAAGTCATGGCAGAGTACTTCACCGAACCTTATCCAGCCCGCGCCGCCATCGGCGTCGCCAGTCTGCCGAAGGGCACGGACATCGAGGCCGAGGCTGTTCTGGCCGCCCGCTGAACTGATTTGCTAACGTGGCCGACCAACCCCTGCATGCCGCACTGACGACACTCAAAGGGGTTGGTCCGGCTCTCGTCCAGAAGCTCGCCAGGCTGCGCCTGGAAAACGTCGAAGACCTGCTGTTCCTGCTGCCGCTGCGCTACGAAGACCGCACAACGGTCCGGCGTATCGGCGAGCTGTTGCCGGGGACCCGCAGCCTGGTTTGTGGTGAGGTCCTGCTGGCAGAAACCGTATTTCGGGGCCGGCGCAGTCTGCTGGTTCGTATTGCGGATGGCAGTGGTCAGCTCACCTTGCGGTTCTTCCACTTCTCCGCGCAGCAACAAGCGCAGTTCCGGCCCGGTGTACATATTGCCTGCTTCGGCGACGCGCGACTTGGCAGCGCGGGCATGGAAATGGTGCACCCTGAATACCGCATCATTCGCGACGGCAACAACCCGTTGGCGAGCGATACACTGACGCCGATTTACCCGATTACCGACGGCGTGCCGCAAGGCCGGATGCGCAGCCTTGCCAGCCAGGCGGTCGCTATCATGCGGCGCTCGCCACCAGCCGAACTGCTGCCTGACAGTCTGCGCAACGAGCTTGACATGCCAACGCTTGCCGAGGCACTGAGCTATCTGCACCACCCACCGGTCGATGCTGACTTGACGCTGCTGGC
The DNA window shown above is from Woeseia oceani and carries:
- the gmk gene encoding guanylate kinase; the protein is MTSNRLKHSGVAANEAPAARLFVIAAPSGAGKTTLVRKLVARNPDIRFSVSYTTRQKRRNEEDGRDYFFVNLTDFHDLQEKGELLESALVFDNYYGTSRQQVEKHLANDHHVLLEIDWQGAQQVRESMSECITIFILPPSRAELERRLRDRQTDSDAVIERRLRDALSDMSHWNEFDYCIVNDDLDRAVDELEAVLRGDCEHCRSARMRPLIEKILA
- the rpoZ gene encoding DNA-directed RNA polymerase subunit omega encodes the protein MARITVEDCLHNIDNIFEMVLVAAKRARRIAHGSDALVELENDKPTVLALREIAGGHITPSILEEIEQPPVDDFMQPESNDDIMPMRGISIGD
- a CDS encoding RelA/SpoT family protein, with product MDYAASILAKLPGRAARRDHGLRQLLVKLRTYLTPDQIKLVVKAYRFGAAAHEGQRRRSGEDYISHPVAVASILADMHMDAQAIAAAILHDVVEDTETGIADLEKEFDSEIATLVDGVSKLDQMPFNSRAEAQAESFRKMMLAMIEDIRVILVKLADRLHNMRTLDSMPRDKQARIARETLEIYAPIANRLGINRMKVDLEDLGMRYLYPYRYRVLEKALRRAKGNQRQMLRKMADRIRKSLQEQQIDGEVIGREKHLYSIYKKMAEKKRLLNDIVDVYGFRIVVHDVNTCYRVLGIVHGLYKPMPGRFKDYIAIPRINGYQSLHTTLFGPKGMPLEVQIRTVQMNRVAESGVAAHWQYKAEDKSSATPQRRAREWLSRLVEIQEQGSSEEFLENVKVDLFPDKIYVFTPKGDIMPMPKGATTVDFAYAVHTDIGNRCVAAKIDRNLVPLRTQLQNSQTVEIVTARGAKPNPNWVTFVTTAKARSAIRLYMKQMRSSESTDLGKRLLDRSLKDLGSSLRKIGKVRMREALNELGLDSPEGLYEQLGLGERLAPLTARILLGIGDDGEKTDAKASLTISGTEGLVVTYAKCCYPIPGDEVMGYLSTGRGIVIHRNNCGNLSNFRKQPDKWISVDWEKELQRDFTTQIRIETINRTGVLAEVAATIADAGSNIEQVSVGDRHEDCSELTFLITIRDRTHLANIMRRVRTMPNVARVTRDCA
- a CDS encoding RidA family protein; this translates as MSRKVIHSDNAPAAIGTYSQAVEVNGLVFMSGQLPLDPASMEIVEGDFAARAHQVFKNMTAICEAAGGSSDDIVKVNIFLTDLSNFATVNEVMAEYFTEPYPARAAIGVASLPKGTDIEAEAVLAAR